From a region of the Helianthus annuus cultivar XRQ/B chromosome 5, HanXRQr2.0-SUNRISE, whole genome shotgun sequence genome:
- the LOC110940175 gene encoding protein GLUTAMINE DUMPER 2 — protein MSVQSVPSMAPSSPEPIQRSPWHSPVPYLFGGLAAMLGLIAFALLILACSYWKLSGDMDNGGEQERDIEAGDSKPDNHEKNLPPVFEEKYLVIMAGQVKPTFIATAVSSRVSSFGSCSSGDNSKDDRSKTLDEETMEKEKQVTSIINREVMDQVP, from the coding sequence ATGTCTGTACAATCTGTTCCTTCTATGGCTCCGTCTTCTCCAGAGCCTATTCAACGCTCACCATGGCACTCACCGGTACCATACCTGTTTGGAGGCCTAGCTGCTATGCTTGGTCTCATTGCTTTTGCTCTCTTGATCCTGGCCTGCTCCTACTGGAAGCTCTCCGGGGATATGGACAACGGTGGAGAACAAGAGCGAGACATCGAGGCTGGAGATTCCAAACCCGATAATCACGAAAAGAATCTACCCCCGGTTTTCGAAGAGAAGTATCTAGTAATCATGGCAGGACAAGTAAAACCAACGTTTATCGCAACGGCTGTTTCGAGCCGAGTGTCGTCCTTTGGTAGTTGTAGTTCTGGGGACAACTCTAAGGACGATAGATCGAAGACATTGGATGAGGAAACGATGGAGAAGGAGAAACAAGTGACGAGCATCATAAACCGGGAGGTTATGGATCAGGTCCCTTAA